A single region of the Pseudomonas sp. B21-023 genome encodes:
- a CDS encoding LysR family transcriptional regulator: MDSLSGFMVFIRVAEARSFVAAGQSLGISASAVGKRVARLEERLGVRLFHRSTRSITLTAEGTLFLERSRRILAEIEATEQALSQASGAPRGRLRVSLPQVTGLVMPALAEFMARYPEIELDLDFSDRMVDIVGEGFDVVMRGGQPLDSRLNAKFLGHFQHRLVASPEYLRERGTPQHPRELGGHSCLHYRFPSSGKLETWPLRREHPEQDYAIPISMVCNHVETRICFALNHRGITCLPDFSVRRELAAGSLVSVLDPFMERRGSFYLLWPSGRQMPPKLRVFIDFMLERVLPATDLSRTGS; the protein is encoded by the coding sequence ATGGACAGCCTCAGTGGCTTCATGGTCTTCATCCGGGTCGCCGAAGCCCGCAGCTTCGTCGCCGCCGGCCAATCGCTGGGGATCAGTGCGTCAGCCGTGGGCAAGCGTGTGGCCCGGCTGGAGGAGCGACTGGGAGTGCGTCTGTTCCACCGCAGCACGCGCAGCATAACGTTGACCGCCGAGGGCACGCTGTTCCTTGAACGCAGCCGGCGCATCCTGGCCGAGATCGAGGCCACCGAGCAGGCGCTGTCCCAGGCCAGCGGCGCGCCGCGCGGACGCCTGCGGGTGAGCCTGCCGCAGGTGACCGGGCTGGTGATGCCGGCGCTGGCCGAGTTCATGGCGCGCTACCCGGAGATCGAACTGGACCTGGACTTCAGCGACCGCATGGTGGATATCGTCGGCGAAGGCTTCGACGTGGTGATGCGCGGCGGCCAGCCGCTGGATTCACGGCTGAACGCCAAGTTCCTCGGGCACTTCCAGCACCGCCTGGTGGCGTCCCCCGAGTACCTGCGCGAACGCGGCACGCCACAGCACCCCCGCGAGCTTGGCGGGCACAGCTGCCTGCATTACCGCTTCCCCAGCAGCGGCAAGCTGGAAACCTGGCCGCTGCGCCGGGAGCACCCCGAACAGGACTACGCCATTCCCATCTCGATGGTCTGCAACCATGTAGAGACGCGCATCTGCTTCGCCCTCAACCACCGTGGCATCACCTGCCTGCCGGACTTCAGCGTGCGCCGGGAGCTGGCGGCCGGCAGCCTGGTCAGCGTGCTCGACCCCTTCATGGAGCGGCGCGGCAGCTTCTATTTGCTGTGGCCATCCGGCCGGCAGATGCCGCCCAAGCTGCGGGTGTTCATCGACTTCATGCTCGAGCGAGTGCTGCCAGCCACCGACCTCAGCCGTACAGGTAGCTGA
- a CDS encoding MFS transporter gives MHSPSPAACASASPVSATRLPLSGLLALALTGFIAILSETLPAGLLDQIADGMQISQAMAGQWVTAYALGSLLTAVPLVTLTQGWWRRRALLLAIGGFILFNGLTAVSSDNTLTLLLRFCTGAAAGLAWGLIAGHARRMVAPAQQGKAMAVAMLGQPIALSLGLPIGTWLGALMGWRATFVMVTLAALLLAAWVVRAVPDFPGQATGKRPAALAVLRTPGVARVLLVILAWILGHNILYTYVVPLLAAAGMADAVGQVLMTFGLASLAGIVLVGLGVDRHLRGLVLLCLAGFALATLALGQVQGTPWLVHASVALWGLTYGGAPTLLQTACADAAGEGGDVAQSMLVTVWNSAIALGGIIGGLLLVGAGVGAFGAVVLTLVVLAWLLVLGGRRAGFATGAR, from the coding sequence ATGCATTCACCTTCCCCGGCGGCGTGCGCCAGCGCATCTCCCGTCAGCGCCACGCGTCTGCCCCTGAGCGGCTTGCTGGCCCTAGCCCTGACCGGCTTCATCGCCATCCTCAGCGAAACCCTGCCGGCCGGCCTGCTCGACCAGATCGCCGACGGCATGCAGATCAGCCAGGCCATGGCCGGGCAATGGGTCACCGCCTACGCCTTGGGGTCTTTGCTTACGGCCGTCCCGTTGGTGACCCTGACCCAAGGCTGGTGGCGTCGCCGGGCACTGCTGCTGGCCATTGGCGGATTCATCCTGTTCAACGGGTTGACCGCGGTGTCGTCGGACAACACGCTCACCTTGCTCCTGCGTTTTTGCACCGGTGCCGCCGCCGGCCTGGCCTGGGGCCTGATCGCCGGTCATGCGCGGCGCATGGTGGCGCCGGCCCAGCAGGGCAAGGCCATGGCGGTGGCGATGCTGGGGCAGCCCATTGCCTTGTCGCTGGGCTTGCCCATCGGTACCTGGCTAGGGGCATTGATGGGATGGCGGGCCACCTTCGTAATGGTGACCCTGGCCGCATTGCTGCTGGCCGCTTGGGTGGTGCGGGCGGTGCCGGACTTTCCCGGCCAGGCCACCGGCAAGCGCCCCGCGGCCCTGGCGGTGTTGCGCACCCCGGGCGTGGCACGAGTGCTGCTGGTGATCCTGGCGTGGATCCTCGGGCATAACATTCTCTACACCTATGTCGTGCCGCTGCTGGCCGCAGCGGGCATGGCTGACGCGGTGGGCCAGGTGCTGATGACCTTCGGCCTGGCCTCGCTGGCCGGCATCGTCCTGGTCGGCCTGGGGGTCGATCGGCATCTGCGCGGGCTGGTGCTGTTGTGCCTGGCCGGCTTCGCCCTGGCGACCCTGGCCCTGGGGCAGGTGCAAGGCACACCCTGGCTGGTGCATGCCAGCGTGGCACTGTGGGGGCTGACCTACGGCGGCGCGCCGACGCTGCTGCAAACGGCCTGTGCCGATGCGGCGGGCGAGGGCGGCGACGTGGCGCAGTCGATGCTGGTGACCGTGTGGAACAGCGCCATCGCCCTGGGTGGCATCATCGGCGGGCTGTTGCTGGTGGGCGCCGGGGTAGGGGCGTTTGGCGCGGTGGTGCTGACACTGGTGGTGCTGGCATGGTTGCTGGTGCTGGGCGGACGCCGAGCCGGGTTCGCCACCGGCGCGCGCTAG
- a CDS encoding DNA polymerase II: MQLQQGFVLTRHWHDTPEGTCVEFWLATDQGPRRVRLAPQPSVAFLPAAQAEHARLLLADEQGVELKPLQLRGFDLRPVMGLYCRQHRQLIALEKRLRGAGIEVFEADIRPPERYLMERFITASVRFNGRADGQGTLLDAQLKPDPGYRPALRLVSLDIETSERGELYSIALEGCGQRQVYMLGPANGDAGEVNFDLHYCRDGAEMITCLNQWLARHDPDAIIGWNLVQFDLRLLHEHAQRLNVPLCLGRDGAPMHLREHGSRSHFFAEAPGRLLIDGIEALRSATWSFPSFSLESVAQQLLGEGKAIDTPYQRMDEINRRFAEDKPALARYNLKDCELVTRIFAHTRLLEFLLERSSITGLAVDRSGGSVAAFCHLYIPHMHRLGYVAPNLGSVEGEASPGGFVMDSRPGLYDSVLVLDYKSLYPSIIRTFLIDPVGLVEGLRQPDDTCSVEGFRGGRFSRSQHCLPAIVERVWQGREAAKRDGNAPLSQALKIIMNAFYGVLGSSGCRFFDPRLASSITLRGHQIMRQTRALVEARGFDVIYGDTDSTFVWLKHAHDEQSAARIGRELVAEVNQWWRQHLSETMGLESALELQFETHYRRFLMPTIRGTEEGSKKRYAGLVQHADGGDEMVFKGLESVRTDWSPLARQFQQELYGRVFRGQPYRDYIRDYVWRTLAGEQDELLIYRKRLRRPLADYQRNVPPHVRAARLADEYNTRMGRPRQYQRGGWISYVITTAGPQPLENLQAQIDYQHYLSRQLQPVADAILPFVNDNFRGLTDRQLPLF; the protein is encoded by the coding sequence GTGCAATTGCAACAAGGCTTCGTCCTGACCCGCCACTGGCATGACACGCCCGAAGGCACCTGCGTGGAGTTCTGGCTGGCCACCGACCAGGGGCCCCGGCGCGTGCGCCTGGCCCCGCAGCCCTCGGTGGCTTTCCTGCCCGCCGCCCAGGCCGAACACGCCCGCTTGCTGCTGGCAGATGAGCAGGGCGTCGAACTCAAGCCGTTGCAACTGCGCGGCTTCGACCTGCGCCCGGTCATGGGCCTGTACTGCCGCCAGCACCGCCAGCTGATCGCCCTGGAAAAGCGCCTGCGCGGTGCCGGCATCGAGGTGTTCGAAGCTGATATCCGCCCGCCGGAGCGCTACCTGATGGAGCGCTTCATCACCGCGTCGGTGCGTTTCAATGGCCGCGCCGATGGCCAGGGCACCCTGCTCGATGCCCAGCTCAAGCCCGACCCCGGCTATCGCCCAGCCTTGCGCCTGGTGTCGCTGGATATCGAGACCAGCGAGCGTGGCGAGCTGTACAGCATCGCCCTGGAAGGCTGTGGCCAACGCCAGGTCTACATGCTGGGCCCGGCCAACGGCGACGCCGGCGAGGTGAATTTCGACCTGCATTACTGCCGCGACGGCGCCGAAATGATCACCTGCCTCAACCAGTGGCTGGCCCGCCACGACCCCGATGCGATCATCGGCTGGAATCTGGTGCAGTTCGACCTGCGCCTGCTGCACGAGCATGCCCAGCGCCTGAACGTGCCGCTGTGCCTGGGCCGTGACGGCGCACCGATGCACCTGCGCGAGCATGGCAGCCGCAGCCATTTTTTTGCCGAGGCGCCGGGTCGGTTGTTGATCGACGGTATCGAGGCCTTGCGTTCGGCGACCTGGAGCTTCCCCTCGTTCAGCCTGGAAAGCGTCGCGCAACAGTTGCTGGGCGAGGGCAAGGCAATCGACACGCCCTACCAGCGGATGGACGAGATCAACCGCCGCTTCGCCGAGGACAAGCCGGCCCTGGCCCGCTACAACCTCAAGGATTGCGAACTGGTCACGCGGATCTTCGCCCATACCCGGCTGCTGGAGTTTCTGCTCGAACGCTCATCGATCACCGGCCTTGCCGTGGACCGTAGTGGCGGTTCGGTGGCCGCGTTCTGCCACCTGTACATCCCGCACATGCACCGCCTTGGTTATGTCGCGCCCAACCTGGGCAGTGTCGAGGGCGAGGCCAGCCCGGGTGGCTTCGTCATGGATTCGCGGCCAGGCCTGTACGATTCGGTGCTGGTGCTCGACTACAAGAGCCTTTACCCCTCGATCATCCGCACCTTCCTCATCGACCCGGTGGGCCTGGTCGAAGGCCTGCGCCAGCCGGACGACACCTGCTCGGTGGAAGGCTTTCGCGGTGGGCGTTTCTCGCGCAGCCAGCATTGTCTGCCGGCGATCGTCGAACGTGTGTGGCAGGGCCGCGAGGCGGCCAAGCGTGATGGCAACGCGCCGCTGTCGCAGGCCCTGAAGATCATCATGAACGCCTTCTATGGTGTGCTCGGCTCAAGCGGCTGTCGCTTCTTCGATCCGCGTCTGGCCTCGTCGATCACCCTGCGCGGGCACCAGATCATGCGCCAGACCCGGGCGCTGGTCGAGGCCCGTGGTTTCGATGTGATCTACGGGGATACCGATTCTACCTTCGTCTGGCTCAAGCACGCCCATGACGAACAGTCCGCAGCGCGCATCGGCCGGGAACTGGTGGCCGAGGTCAACCAGTGGTGGCGCCAGCACCTGAGCGAAACGATGGGGTTGGAAAGCGCCTTGGAACTGCAGTTCGAAACCCATTACCGGCGTTTTTTGATGCCGACCATCCGCGGCACGGAAGAAGGCAGCAAGAAGCGTTATGCCGGCTTGGTGCAGCACGCCGACGGTGGTGACGAGATGGTGTTCAAGGGCCTGGAGTCGGTGCGTACCGATTGGTCGCCCCTGGCCCGGCAATTTCAGCAGGAGCTCTATGGGCGGGTGTTTCGCGGCCAGCCCTATCGCGACTACATACGCGATTATGTGTGGCGAACCCTGGCCGGCGAGCAAGATGAGCTGTTGATCTACCGCAAGCGCCTGCGTCGCCCCCTGGCCGACTACCAGCGCAATGTGCCGCCGCATGTGCGCGCGGCACGATTGGCTGACGAGTACAACACCCGGATGGGGCGACCACGTCAGTATCAGCGCGGCGGCTGGATCAGCTACGTAATCACCACAGCGGGCCCGCAGCCACTGGAGAATCTGCAGGCGCAGATCGACTACCAGCACTACCTCAGCCGTCAACTTCAGCCGGTTGCGGATGCCATCTTGCCGTTCGTCAACGATAATTTCAGGGGCTTGACCGACCGCCAGTTGCCATTGTTCTGA